Proteins co-encoded in one Nitratireductor kimnyeongensis genomic window:
- a CDS encoding YqgE/AlgH family protein: MTALPYLENHFLIAMPGMRDERFARAVIYLCAHSEEGAMGLIINQPQQLAFPDILVQLGILEQSEAIRLPQEARNMPVRNGGPVDRSRGFVLHTDDYVVESSMPVSETICLTATVDMLRAISLGQGPRHALMALGYAGWGAGQLEMEIGENGWLTCPATPELLFEGDIDQKYERVLASIGIDVANLSQIAGHA; encoded by the coding sequence ATGACGGCACTTCCATATTTGGAAAACCATTTCCTGATCGCCATGCCTGGCATGCGCGACGAGCGCTTTGCGCGAGCGGTGATTTATTTGTGCGCCCATAGTGAAGAAGGCGCGATGGGGCTGATCATCAACCAGCCGCAACAACTCGCCTTTCCGGATATTCTCGTTCAGCTCGGCATCCTTGAGCAGTCGGAGGCCATCCGCCTGCCGCAGGAAGCGCGAAACATGCCGGTGCGCAACGGCGGGCCTGTGGACCGCAGCAGGGGCTTTGTGCTCCACACGGATGACTATGTGGTGGAGTCTTCCATGCCTGTGTCCGAAACGATCTGTTTGACGGCCACTGTCGACATGCTCAGGGCCATATCGCTTGGGCAGGGCCCGCGTCATGCCTTGATGGCGCTTGGCTATGCGGGTTGGGGAGCGGGACAGCTTGAAATGGAGATCGGCGAGAATGGCTGGCTGACCTGTCCGGCGACGCCGGAACTCCTGTTCGAGGGCGACATCGACCAGAAATACGAGCGCGTCCTCGCCTCAATCGGTATCGATGTGGCGAATCTCAGCCAGATCGCCGGCCACGCCTGA